In the Tessaracoccus lacteus genome, TGGTCAAGATCCAGAAGGGCTGGCGCCCCGACTCCAACCCGCAGCAGATCTACGACCAGACCCGCGGCCACTGGAAGATCGCCGGCTGGGTCCGAGACCGCGCCCACTACTGCCTCGGTGTCGCCCACGGCATCGTCCGCGGCGCCTACCGCATCGACACCTGGTTCCCCTCTCAGATGCCGACCGACCAGGGCCAGAATCGGTGGGGCTTCACAGGCCACCCCGCATCCGAACTCGACCACGTAATCGGCACCCAGGTCCGCGACGTGTTCGGCGGACGCGTCATGTACCGCAGATACCTCGACGGCTACCCCGGCGCCCAACCCGACCAGTCCCCCAACGAGCACGCATAGCCGGAGTCGCCGACCGCAGGGAGAAGCTCTCCCCCCGAGGCCGCTGAACCGGCACCAGCACCCCGGCCACCGCACTCATCGAGATGGGCCGGCGTCATGGCAGGATGGGGCTATGACGATCGAGCGGATCTCTGACGGCCTGGCCGAACTGAGCCGGTGGATCGACCAAGGCAACAACGACAGACACCCCGAGGCCGCCACATGGGCCCGGCTCGCGAAGATCACCGAAGAAGCCGGAGAAGTCGTGTCCGCCTACATCGGCGCGACCGGACAGAACCCCCGCAAAGGCATCACCCATCAACTGTCCGACGTCCAAGACGAACTCCTCGACGTCGCGATCACCGCCCTCACGGCTGTAGAGCACCTCCGAGGCAACGACGGCCGCAGTCTCGAAGCCCTCCAGGACAAGCTCAACACCACGCTTCACCGCGCTGGCCTGCGAACCTGATCGGAACCACCAAAGCCCGTCCAGCCAGGTCAAGCATCCCGATGTCCGGAGTCGCATCGCACTCCCCAGGACGCCGCCCACCCCGCATCAGCAGTCCCGAAGGAGAGCCTGTGACGTGGAAGGCTCAGCACCTTGAGCTGGTCAGTTGCGGTTCAGCCCGTGCCGACGCGAGTCCAGAGCGTGCTTGTAGTGGCTCTCGGCAGCGTTGATCTGGCCCGTCGGGGTGGCCGGGTCGAACACCCTCAACACCGACAATCGGAAGCTGGACGGATCCAGGCCACGTAGTTCCACGTTCCCGCCATGCCCGTTCACCGAGTACGCAGCCCACCGCTGGAGCACATTCTCCGCCCCGTCCGCTCTCCCCACGTAGTGACGTCCATCCCGGGTATCGGTGATCAGATAGATCCCCACCACCGAAGCCAGAGCCGTCCGCCACGCCGCGTAGCGGTGCTCACGCATCACCGCCTGCAACTGCGGATAGTCCAAGATCAGCGCATCAAAGCCCGGGAACGGCACCGGCTGAGCGTCGGCGATCTCCATCACCGGATACGTCGCCGCCGTCGTCGCGTTGATCCGCCACGTCCGCGGAGACCCGCCAGCCGATCACCAGCCGATTCCGCAAATCGCCCATCACGTCACTACGTTCCAGATCGAACGTGCGCAGCACGCCGTCGTTGGCGACCTCGC is a window encoding:
- a CDS encoding MazG-like family protein yields the protein MTIERISDGLAELSRWIDQGNNDRHPEAATWARLAKITEEAGEVVSAYIGATGQNPRKGITHQLSDVQDELLDVAITALTAVEHLRGNDGRSLEALQDKLNTTLHRAGLRT
- a CDS encoding GIY-YIG nuclease family protein produces the protein MEIADAQPVPFPGFDALILDYPQLQAVMREHRYAAWRTALASVVGIYLITDTRDGRHYVGRADGAENVLQRWAAYSVNGHGGNVELRGLDPSSFRLSVLRVFDPATPTGQINAAESHYKHALDSRRHGLNRN